The genomic DNA AGTGTTCTCCTCCTCGGCCACATTTGATTCGCTTGTTCGAGTCACTTCACCCAGGCAAGTGATCGATCCAAGACACACGGTGAACGCCCAGTAGAAACAAGGCGaccgaggaggaagacgaacgaACATACTGCAGGTATCATCATACGGGTACAACTACTACTGCTAGACCAACCATCACCCGCCCTTCAGGCGATTCCACCGATCAAGTACGAATGATACTACTAAGATAGGATGCAACAACAGAACTACGATGAGTGGACTACTACTACTGCTGATGATGATACTGCTATACTACTGCTGGAGCCAAACCGAGAAGGATAATAGTACTACTGCTGCTGCCGCTACGAGCTCAAGTCAGGCACCGGCGATGGttggcggccggccggggcggcgccgcgggctCATCAGTAGAGGACGATGATGGcggtgaggaggaagaggatgaccGGGGTGCAGCTGCACCTGCCGTCGGAGCCGGAGGTTGGCGGCGTgggcgtcgtgggcgcggctgccggcgccagcggcgaggaggcggccgggCTGGCGGGGATGGCCTtgccgtgggcggcggcggcgccaggctGCTGCTGGGGTGGTGGGGACGGCTTCTCGCTCGTcgccggagggggaggggccTCGCCGCCTGCGCAACAGCACAAGAGAAACAGAAACCAGCACATGCATTAGTTCAACTCTCGCATCGATCAAACAGAGCACGCGAAAAGTTAAAGCGGAAAGTAGCAGGAGCAGAGCGGGTGCGGGCGGGTTCGTACGTGCTGGCAGCCTgtggcgaggggcggcgggcggcggcggggcgatgACGGGGACGGTGGCAGGGGGTGACGGACCTGCAGGCACGAAACACGAGAGGTTAACGCCGTTAGTccaggcttgtaataattcacAGATTAAAACGGCAAAAATAACAGAAGATATTTATTGCAGGGGTAGTATCGTCTTTTGGGCAGAAAAAGCATGCGCCGAGGCGCCATTTCGTGAGGGCCAAGAAACCAAGCGGGAGAGAGAAACGGTGCCGAACGGGCTTGGTCTTGCCTGAAAGGCTGCAGCGCTGCTGTGCAGGCTGTGCAGCTGTCCGCTGCAGAGGATCAGAGGGCGGTTGCTCTCTCTGTTCAGAAGGCTGGAACGCAGCAAGCCTTTCGACGCAACGGAAACAAGgagacaaaaacaaaaaaaggaagCGGTGAAAAAGCAAAAAGAAACCCAGCCTTTCGACCTCGCTTGGGCAAAGAAACCCAGCCTTTCGACCTCGCTTGGGCAGTTGAACAGATTCCACTCCACTGAAACGGGTCAAATCATCAGGAGATGCATGGCTAAAAGCCCAGAGATCGGAACCAACGCCTTGAAACCCAGAGAATTTGCTTCCAAACCAAAACGAAAAGGCACAGAGAAATCGCTTGAGAAAAGGAAACGCACAAATAAATCAGGAGACGTGCGCGCGTACGGAGCCACGGGTACATCTGACCCCAAATTTGCCCAACTAGTAGTAGCGCTCGCGTGTCCCGAAAACACAACCAAAATtcggaagagaaaagaaaacgaaggAAAAGTGTTCGAACAAACCAGAACAGGACGTACGGGTAAATCTATCCCGAAATGTGCCCAACTAGTAGCATTCATGTGACGCGAGAACCATAGCCAAAATacggaggagagaagaaaacgaagcaaaaaaaaatgttcgaACGTACTGGAACAAGACGTACGGGTTCGTCGCCACAGAGGAAGACGGGAACTCGCAACAAAACACCGTTACCCAAGAGCGCAACCACGAACAGCTCGCTCAAGAGCCAAACCAGAAAGCTGCAGAACACACACATCTCGCACCTAGCACACCCATCTCGCGCACGGCCACGGCACAGACGCAGATCTAGAGAGAGGAGAGGCGCGGGCGCTGGTGTCACGTACCttggcaggcggcggcgaggtgggcgcCCCCGGTGCGCAGTCCCCCGCAGGCGGTGTAGAGCGCGAGGAGGTGGGAGGCGTTGAGGCGGGCGAGGACGAGCTGCGGCTGGGCGGCGACGCGGCAGAGGcaggggacgccgccgccgaggtctACGGAGGCGACGACCGGCTCGCAGCAGGGCGCCGTGGGCATGTCGGGCATGCAGAAGAGCGTGATCTGCGTGGCGAGGTTGGAGGGCTCGCACGCAGGCTGCGCCGCGGCCccggtggcggccgccgccgcccaggcgAGGAGGCCGAGCAGCAGCGCGAGGTGGCGGAGGGGGCGCTCCATGGATGGTGGGTGGGATCTCTCGCTTGCTAGGGTTTGAGGGCGGAGGGCTCGGCGCTCTGTTGGGATGAAGGCTCTGGATGGAGAAGGCTGGTGCGAGTGGGGAAGAAGGGGGGGGCGTGTTTTATAGCGGAGCGGCCGAGGTGGGGTGGGTTGGTGCCAGCTGCCCGGTGGCGTGGTGTGTCGTGGGCTGGGCCGAGTAAGAGGTGTGAGTCGAGTTCAGTGATGGGTTGGGCCGTTTGATGGGCCCTCATTTTCGGCTGGGTTGCTTGCTCGGTCGGGCCTACAGCGCGACGTGACGACGACTCGATCGGA from Setaria italica strain Yugu1 chromosome VII, Setaria_italica_v2.0, whole genome shotgun sequence includes the following:
- the LOC101781029 gene encoding leucine-rich repeat extensin-like protein 5; this encodes MERPLRHLALLLGLLAWAAAAATGAAAQPACEPSNLATQITLFCMPDMPTAPCCEPVVASVDLGGGVPCLCRVAAQPQLVLARLNASHLLALYTACGGLRTGGAHLAAACQGPSPPATVPVIAPPPPAAPRHRLPARGEAPPPPATSEKPSPPPQQQPGAAAAHGKAIPASPAASSPLAPAAAPTTPTPPTSGSDGRCSCTPVILFLLTAIIVLY